One Colias croceus chromosome 28, ilColCroc2.1 DNA window includes the following coding sequences:
- the LOC123704215 gene encoding chorion class CA protein ERA.5-like, translated as MSAFAFLIFCVQVCLIQNVYSQCIGAGTYGQSFTNPGLSLTNPALNGINLASGGQYNGPIAGPLAGPTPGPVVNQIASPFEGIAGAYGGFGIGDVTVLGEMPVAGTTLVTGQVPILGAVRFSGDLPAGGIVTISGSCGCGSNSPIVY; from the exons ATGTCTGCATTTGCTTTCTTGATATTTTGCGTTCAAGTTTGCTTGATTCAG AATGTATACAGTCAATGCATTGGTGCTGGAACATATGGCCAAAGCTTCACCAATCCAGGCTTAAGCCTTACCAATCCTGCTCTTAATGGCATAAATTTGGCATCTGGTGGCCAATATAATGGTCCAATAGCTGGGCCACTAGCTGGACCAACACCTGGCCCAGTGGTTAACCAAATAGCTAGTCCTTTTGAAGGCATCGCGGGAGCGTACGGCGGCTTTGGCATCGGTGACGTCACGGTGTTGGGAGAAATGCCAGTAGCCGGTACAACTCTAGTCACTGGTCAAGTGCCAATCCTCGGTGCTGTGCGCTTCTCAGGAGACCTGCCAGCTGGTGGCATTGTGACTATATCTGGCAGCTGTGGTTGTGGATCTAATAGTCCTATTGTATATTAG
- the LOC123704208 gene encoding chorion class B protein PC10-like, whose translation MSFKIVFLCAQAFLLQSIAAQCLNNYPESLAYTSYAPCSQYGPGPYGQYAAPASAYAPNGAYNPAMLSASNGGGLAVASSSPIAPVGVSMTSENAYEGPLAVSGQIPFLGAVGVEGPLPTAGAGAIQYSCGNGNVAMLAEDLGYGYGAVAQGYAPGSYGQMAYAQYNAPYGACYN comes from the exons ATGTCtttcaaaattgttttcttGTGCGCTCAAGCGTTCTTGTTACag AGCATCGCCGCTCAGTGCTTGAACAACTACCCTGAGAGCCTCGCATATACGTCCTACGCGCCATGCTCACAATATGGCCCTGGCCCATACGGGCAATACGCTGCCCCAGCGAGTGCATACGCTCCCAACGGTGCCTACAACCCCGCCATGCTATCCGCATCAAACGGAGGCGGTCTAGCCGTTGCCAGTTCGTCTCCAATCGCTCCCGTGGGTGTATCTATGACATCTGAAAACGCATACGAAGGACCGTTAGCCGTGTCTGGGCAAATTCCGTTCTTAGGGGCAGTGGGTGTCGAGGGACCTCTGCCTACAGCGGGAGCCGGTGCTATACAATACAGTTGTGGTAATGGCAATGTAGCTATGTTGGCTGAAGACCTGGGTTATGGATATGGGGCAGTTGCCCAGGGATATGCGCCTGGGTCTTATGGGCAAATGGCATATGCTCAATACAATGCGCCGTATGGTGCATGCTATAATTAG
- the LOC123704216 gene encoding chorion class CA protein ERA.1-like — translation MSSFAIFVLCLQACLLQNALASCGCSGAGLGYGIGPGPYLPASPCSGALLEGPYGPYAGPFAGPYGPLAGPLAGPFAGPFGELAGAYGGEGIGDVSVFGEMPVAGTTLVNGQVPILGAVRFAGDLPAGGVVTIAGSCGCGCRGPYY, via the exons ATGTCTTCCTTTGCTATTTTCGTGCTCTGCTTGCAAGCTTGCTTGCTCCAG AATGCTTTAGCAAGCTGTGGCTGCTCTGGAGCCGGTCTCGGCTACGGTATCGGCCCTGGCCCCTACCTCCCCGCCAGCCCCTGTTCCGGCGCTCTCTTGGAAGGCCCATACGGACCCTACGCTGGTCCCTTCGCTGGCCCCTACGGTCCCCTCGCCGGTCCCCTCGCTGGCCCCTTCGCTGGTCCCTTCGGAGAGCTCGCTGGAGCGTACGGTGGTGAAGGCATTGGTGACGTCAGCGTGTTCGGAGAAATGCCAGTAGCTGGTACCACTCTGGTCAACGGTCAAGTGCCAATCCTCGGTGCTGTGCGCTTCGCGGGAGACCTTCCAGCTGGTGGTGTCGTCACCATCGCTGGTAGCTGCGGCTGTGGATGCAGAGGACCCTACTACTAA
- the LOC123703936 gene encoding chorion class CB protein PC404-like — protein MALANAEAAAYNNLAYGNTLANGMSMNPAFANMASYGPEGFNGGGLMVTSSSPIAPSGVSVLSENLLVEGPLAVTGQMPFLGVVSVEGPLSATGQGAVSYSCGNGNVGMVGENLNGIPNTGIPNNGNAGFNGMNVPGRGFNGLGGY, from the coding sequence ATGGCACTGGCAAACGCAGAAGCAGCGGCATACAACAATCTAGCGTATGGCAATACTCTAGCCAATGGCATGTCTATGAACCCTGCTTTTGCTAACATGGCATCTTATGGTCCAGAAGGTTTCAATGGTGGTGGTTTAATGGTGACTAGCTCTTCGCCCATTGCACCAAGTGGTGTGTCCGTGCTGTCAGAGAATTTATTAGTAGAAGGACCACTGGCTGTGACTGGACAAATGCCATTTTTGGGAGTTGTATCCGTGGAAGGACCTCTATCTGCCACTGGACAAGGTGCAGTGTCGTATTCATGTGGCAATGGCAATGTTGGCATGGTTGGCGAAAATTTGAATGGCATTCCCAACACTGGCATTCCAAATAATGGCAATGCTGGTTTCAATGGCATGAATGTGCCAGGTAGAGGTTTTAACGGCTTGGGAggttattaa
- the LOC123704212 gene encoding chorion class B protein M3A5-like, whose protein sequence is MVSKTVFIFCAQALFIQCITAYVCEPKVYEEPCTRSLAFNPASLAASNGGSFTITSSSPISPTGVTMKSDNAYEGPVNVGGEIPFLGAVEVDGALPTAGAGGISYGCGNGNVAILSENLNGNRVGYGAGYGLGYGTGYGYGPVYKGCA, encoded by the exons atggtGTCCAAAACAGTTTTCATTTTCTGCGCGCAAGCCTTATTCATCCAg TGCATAACAGCTTACGTCTGCGAACCAAAAGTCTACGAAGAGCCATGTACAAGATCTCTAGCTTTCAACCCGGCTTCACTCGCCGCGTCCAACGGAGGAAGCTTCACGATCACAAGCTCATCGCCTATCTCGCCAACCGGCGTTACCATGAAATCAGATAACGCTTACGAAGGTCCCGTGAATGTTGGCGGAGAAATTCCTTTCCTCGGTGCTGTAGAGGTCGATGGCGCGTTACCTACAGCAGGTGCAGGAGGCATTTCATACGGGTGCGGCAATGGAAACGTAGCTATACTTAGTGAGAATTTGAACGGGAACAGAGTGGGTTATGGCGCGGGTTATGGCCTGGGGTACGGTACAGGGTACGGGTATGGACCAGTGTATAAGGGGTGCGcttaa
- the LOC123704219 gene encoding chorion class CA protein ERA.1-like has product MSSLAFVLASFCLVQSALCQPCASGYGAEIIVPSGPCRSPYGGPFAGPYGGLLEGPYGPYAGPFAGPYGPLAGPFAGPFGELAGAYGGEGIGDVSVFGEMPVAGTTLVNGQVPILGAVRFAGDLPAGGVVTIAGSCGCGCKGPYY; this is encoded by the exons ATGTCTTCACTCGCCTTTGTGTTAGCCAGCTTCTGCCTGGTCcag AGCGCACTCTGCCAGCCATGCGCATCTGGTTACGGCGCTGAAATCATCGTCCCATCTGGTCCCTGCAGATCACCATACGGCGGTCCCTTCGCTGGTCCCTACGGAGGACTCTTGGAAGGCCCATACGGACCCTACGCTGGTCCTTTCGCTGGCCCCTACGGTCCCCTCGCTGGCCCCTTCGCCGGTCCCTTCGGAGAGCTCGCTGGAGCGTACGGCGGTGAAGGCATCGGTGACGTCAGCGTGTTCGGAGAGATGCCAGTAGCTGGTACCACTCTGGTCAACGGTCAAGTGCCAATCCTCGGTGCTGTGCGCTTCGCGGGAGACCTGCCTGCTGGTGGTGTCGTCACCATCGCTGGTAGCT